A stretch of DNA from Xyrauchen texanus isolate HMW12.3.18 chromosome 36, RBS_HiC_50CHRs, whole genome shotgun sequence:
GTTAATTCTTGCTAGTTGAAACTAGTAATTTATAAGTATGGTTTGCATATCAATCATTACAGAGAGTGCTATCAGAGCTGTAACTCCTGTGACTTGGTCAATGACAAATAAAGATGGAAGGAAGAAGGaggaaaaacatttacatttatgcatttggcagacacttttatccaaagcgacttacagtgcacttattacagggacaatccccccggagcaacctggagttaagtgccttgctcaagggcccaacagtggcatcttggtggtgctggggctcgaacccctgaccttctggtcagtaatcctgagcctcaaccactgagccaccactgcccctaaccTTTTGATAAACTAATTTTAAAAGGAATGTGCCATATTTTCAGAAATATAAGATTtgggtcaatgacgtgatgcTCATTTTTTGGTCCAGAACtattaatttatacatatatatatatatatatatatatatatatatatatatatataaataaataataaaaacaaatctaattaaaaagtttaaaagtcTCATTAAATGCTGAAATTCTTTACAATAAtggcatgagtagtgcagaataatctaatattatttatataaaaaataagcagtgaaaacctttatatatatacatattattaatatttgaaaaacttaaatatatatttttggctaTTGTAATATTCACAAAACTCATTTGGTCATTCACAGAAAATTTCAAATATTTGACTTTGACTTAAGTAAATTGTTTTTCTTGATGACCAATTCAAGAGctccaataaatatttcacataaccTCCAATTGTCTGAGGGTCATTTTTGGCCCAGGACAGGTAAAGAATACATTATGGAACCAAATGTTGTGACATGGTCAAGacaatcaaaacaaataaacttaaaaagaaaatgtatttttgtatataattgttTAAGAGAAAGAACAAGTTAAAACATATTGTTTTTTCCTTTGTCAATATGGTCAATTTTGACCCTTAGGGGAAGAACCTGTTTTGACCTATCTTATATtcttatacaaatttaaatagttttttgaacacaaatgaatcaaatttgacctacaaaatattttaaatgttctcATATTTAGCCCCTAGGCCCATACTGTTCTCTAGCCTCCTCACCTGCTTCACTGGGTACTATATCTTTCCCACAAATTGCACACTTTCCTCTTAAATGCACATGTCCACACACAGAGGGTGTAAGTTTTGAACAGGTAATATTTTAGTAAATACATTTACTAACATCATTTTATATGATAGGGTAAAATGGGGCTAAAGTCCCACCAGTGGTAAAAGACCTATTGAATATAATTGTCTCTAAAATATTAGATTGGACCTGTAACACTGCATCAAATTGTTTGACAAAAGTAGGAAGGAATGGATTTGTTGCAATGGACGTGCAAACAGGGCACAATTCATTTTCCCCTTTCATTATAAACTTTGGGACCACATCAAAAAGATTTTCTTACTTTAGTGCCGTTTTACATGAatcaagaatttatgcatttaaatgaccCATAGGATAAAAATGGGTGCAGTTTCTAAAGACAATAGGAAGGttaatttgaccattttatcCCTATATCTGCAACTGTTGGGCCTGAGGAAAAATACATGGATCAACAATTTGCTTACAAACTGTGAAGTTTCAAGTTTTCACATCTTGTATAAGGAGGTCCCAGCTCTAATCCACCCTAGTATAACTATGTATAGCAGAGGTGTCCAAAGTCCGGCCCGCGGGCCATCTGCGGCCCTCCGACTGCTCCTGAAACACTTTAGAAATAGAACAGAATTATGGAGAAATTATATGAAAATCATATTCTGGGCACTGGATGTCGCTATCACTTGCAGCCGCTATTCACAGCACATCGTCTCCACTAGCGTGTTCTGTGTCGTCACCAGCTTCATCCACTGGCGAGGGAGCCCGCGTCACCTTATTTTACAGAAAAAGTAAAATAAGATTTAGATAAAATTTAGATaagataacatttaaaataagaaattacaGCATCAAATCGCCACTTATTACACACCGAACCAAATGGACACTCCTGCTCAAGAACAAGACTTTTGCATTAGACTAAGACTTACCTGACAAACTTGTCGAAATGAGGTGGGGACAAAACTGGCCCAGGCAAAAAATGGTAAGGACATGTCCCATCCATAAATGACTCCTATGTGTGTTTCAAACTATATTTGTAAAAGATGACTTATTCTTATCActttggacaaccttatttgtcagtgaCCCATTTGTGTTCATATTGGTTTCCTATATTTCTTAAAGGTATtccatttttaaaataatgtttgatttaatggctctaaaaatgtcaagtggtgtaaccatgaagttaaaataatgtattttcctTACACATTAAATACTGTACATGCATGTACATATCATTATTTTcacaaatcaaattaaaacatattcaagcatacattttttttttttatcataattgattataattgATATTTCACATTTGACAACCTGGACTAACCTTACCATGTCactaaaaaatcttaattaaattgattaatttccattatatatgtatttatgtaataatATAGTTTATTGTAtatcatttattaatgtattttattttaataattataatttattatgaaaTTTGTTCTTGCTCCATCAGCACATGCCAGTAGCAAGAAGCAGGAGTCTTGCGGACGGAGTGCCAAGTGTTATGGTGGTTTGGCAGGTGTACTTTTGCTGTTGGTACTCCTTGGAGTGGCCATCTGGCTTGGAGGTAAGGAAACCACTTAAGAGGGTGTATCTGTGAATGACCGGACACACCATCAATGCTTCCCTAAATGCTcacctccctttctctctctttaccGATTGCGTGAGTAGTACATTTTAGGTCCAAGGCAAATTCAGTCCATAATGAAAGTATTTGCAAGGGAAATGATTGCATGCAAGGAAATGAACAGGGAAATGAACAAGGAAATGAACACGGAAATGAACACGGAAATGAACAAGGAAATGAACACGGAAATGAACATGGAAATGAACAAGGAAATGAACACGGAAATGAACATGGAAATGAAAGTGAagaagaaaatgaaagtgaagaaGAAAATGAAGAAGGGCATCGTGGTTACATGAAGGTACCTGAAACCTGCTCAAACTTCTCAGTACCATGTGACGCCATACAAGCCTGTCAACAGTCTGACGAGACAAATTGCGGTGAGCATGAACACACCCACCTTCTAACACACAGAGAATAGGTCATGGATAATGTACACAGCCAGCTGgccattattaaaaattattgcACAGCTTTCTGgaattcttgattctgattggtcaatcgctaTCCATCCAGCGGTCTGATTTCTGAATAATGACCACACATCCAGGAATAAAGCGATATTTCCCCAGTCACTTAGGTATTGTaagtcatctttcctgcttcttagATCCCtctgtgatctctacaagtaagcaaataaaataatttccacttaaatcaatatttcttgtccatgtatttatttatttggccagAAGTCTTGTAATAAGTgagataatgagcagtcagacagtcattttTGCAAGACAAACACAGCAGAACTCCGAATCAAACCAGAGGAAGAAATCAACTGTTTCTAGAGACCATGtgatctctttcttctcacataataacattcTTCCATTATTTTATGTCCGTTTAATTGTATATTTGGTCTGTAGCCTTGATTTAAGCATAATAATCAGCAGTCAGCCGCTGGTTATATCACAAAATCAACTTCATGCGATAATTAATGCGACCCCAAAAAAGGTGATCAGGCCCTTGACACAACCCTGTGATGACAAGATACTTACcaaatcaacaaataaatatgcatgaaatataaatgtaagtttattattttttatttattttattatataagacGAAGAAGACTGCAGAGTGATACAAAAGACATGAAACTAACACAGCTATGTAGGAGTTATATAACAGTATATTAGTTACCTGGAAGAATGGTCAATTGTGCAATTTagtggtcattatacaaaaatatattgttgCAAATTAACTTACTGCAATTAACCAATCAAAATCAagaattccagagagccatgtaatacaatgtatttattcagGCTACATTGGCCATTCAAAAGCGGTAAAGATATTATTGGTTTAGCATTTAAGATAATGCTTTGGctttaaatagaaacaaaaaggCTAACATGTCTTTATAAGGAAACTACATGACAATATTAGCAAAAAACACTTTACTGCTCTATGATATGAGTTAACACAGCAAGCCCTGTGTTTACTGTGTTGCaaaaaaggtttatttaaaactacactaATTTCTCTTTCACTATTCATGTTCTCAGTGAGGTTTGGTGATGGTGGACTTTTGCAGGTCAAAACAGCTCAGGATGGGCGATTCCTACCCGTGTGTTATCAGGGCTCGGATACCAGTTACGCAGATCAGATCTGTGCCCAATTGGGATTTAGAAGGTAAATGCACTTATCTTTGACTTAAaggagttaaaaataaataaataaatacattctttcatcatttacttacagtaCATGCTGCTACAAAACCACaaaaaaagtatattaaataaatgattaaagaaatattttacaGAAATACTTTTCAGTGATACGGGGCTGTGAATCtttaaaaaaggaagaaaaaaatcagactgatctcactgtgaattcagcaaaaATAGGTCAATATTTCTGCTGTTGAAATCGgtcttactgaaattcaaatcactgcccccagtggccgaacaTGGAAGTGATGTTGAATGAATGGGCACTTGTGAGTTCCAGTTGAATTGTCCACAGTGTAGCGCCAAAAGTGAGATgtattttagttgtaaataatgtaatacagtcaacaggaatgcatataaTCCTACCCCATAACACaaaacccaaccctaacctaaccatCAGCAGAGTACAaattttattttagggtgaaaaGCAACCTTCAAAATCGCACTCAACACTGTTTATGTGAAGGATATttcttcctggttcccatgggaccagaatCAGTATCTTGGAGGGTACTTGCGCAATGCATTATCAGCAGCGCTAGAGGAAAAGCAACCATGTCTGAACTAATGGAATTATATCTGTTGGGGGATGGTGCTTTTCAGTTATTTGGCAACATGTCGATTTGcaatgtgatcatgttgtaaAAAAATACTCTTCCATAAAAGTAGTGCATACGACTCATTatctatattccaagtttttcattatttaaaatattgtattttgtgttccacgaaagaaataATGTCATGCTGGTTTAAAATGATATATGTGTAAATACCATTAATGCATTTGAACAAATTTTAACCATGACTGAGCAGACTAATGTGAATCTTgttccatttttcttttcttttacataACTGATGCCTTCCCTGTGTTGAAACTGTGCTTCCTTCCCTTAGGTCCTATGCATTAAGTCCAGTGGAGAACAATGATTCTGTAGCTCTTACTTTAAAACCTAGAACAGACAGTCTTATTCAGGGTCTGGTCAATGTCAGGTAAGAAGACAAATAACTATACCAAAACCACAAAGCAGATTGTAGAAGAGCATAGCAACTTTATCTTGCAAGTTTCGATAACAATTCCcttatttgtaatgtttatgttgtttagttCAACCTGTCCGAATGAGCAAGCAATCTCCCTTCAGTGCAATGGTAAGGACTCCAGTCATAATGTTAAACCTGTATTCATTAAACCACCAGTCATATTTGATTGAATTCATgtcatatataaataattaatatgaaTGTATATCCAATAACGTGTCACAGTAAACCTTCAATCCTACAATGTCATGTCACCTCAAAGCagtagaacccattataatcaataatgCTCTATACCATGGAAGCGCCTGTTGCAGTGGATGTCCAACAGGTGTCCTGTTccattttacactgcacgcgCTGGCACtggtttagaaagtttgtgtcaacgtgcccggtgtagacagcctcaagcatTTGCTTTGCGTCGCATCAGTGGGCATGCATGGTTCAAACAGgatgtcagcaccataaactatcaaacagtcatgacatttgaaatattcatgaatggaactgTACTACTTGTTCTTTCGTATCAGGtcagaatgtttttaaatgtccaatccttcaataacagttcctttgcaaagcttgaatcgttttTATAGCAGGTTCACAAGCAACCCACATAGATATCCACTTGGCCATAGATCCATGCTTAAATACATTGAAAACACACCCACATCCAGTTTCTAATATCATTCTACACTGAAATGCATCTGaaaggtcaaagatgtccatccatcacatttttcatttatctgtgatggtttaaatacaaaataatttaaaatagacCAGATGGATCCCCTTTAGTGTTCAGGAATACTTAGGCCGCAGTAGGCCTTGCTTGTCCTTCTCTCTCAGTTTatgaactgaagcaccagtgggcggggccatgtGTGCGTTGATAAAAAAGTAGGAGTTGAAGTTTTTGAGCTGTAGAGGCGGTTATGAATTAATGTATCCCTAGTGATGTAGGGTAGTCATGGAAGTAGAGATTgaggcatttttgcagcttggtttcaagaAATGCTTTCATTGCATTGGggaataagttttgagttctaaaattTATTCTATGTTTTAACAGAtcacttatatgtcaaaatatcaaggaaaatttgattccttattacatgacccctttaaaatatatgacatcattttaaatttTGCTTCTTGAGTATAATCATTAAAGAACCATCTAACCACAGCCATAATTAGATTTATCCAATCATCAACACTCATCGACTAGCTTTGGAAATTTTGGGAATATTAGGAGTTGCACAAACAAGAGAAATGTAACCATTTGAAATCCTGAGCAGAAAAAAACATCAGTGCACTGGatatatttttaggtgaactaaaagAAGCCTGTTCGCCCATTAAGAATATTCTAACCTTAAGTGTAGTGTACTGAAGTGCACAAAGTAAGttatctatttctttctttcagacTGTGGCAAGCAGCAGACTACCTCCAGGATCATAGGGGGCAAGGCTTCTAAGTCTGGCCAGTGGCCCTGGCAGGTTAGCCTGCATTTTAAGGGAAGACACGTTTGTGGTGGATCACTCATCTCTCCAGACTTTGTAGTGTCAGCTGCCCATTGCTTCCAAGGGTTGGTATTCAACCATTAAGTGCCTCATTGTACATACTCATCACAGTAACGTCCTggtaaaataaacactagaggcactacaacaccTACTTTGTCCAATGCAATCTTATGACataaaattacttttactatAAAGCATGACTTTTAAGGCGACACATTTTAAACTTTGCATTAAATAGTAATCTAAATTGACTAGCTAGTTCAAATGCAATCAAATTGTGcaatagctcaactgatagaacaTTGTACTCAGTGTAAAGGACCGAGGTACTGAATAGTATGTGAGTCAACACACAAGCCTAAAGAGtcaaagaagcaccacaaaatgatatgGTTGCATCTGCAGTTGTggttttttatgttatatttgctttttttatgacactattggttaggtttaagtttaaggtttatggtagggatgttttctttttttttttttttttaaatgacagttgATTAATCTTTCAAAccacatctgtttgggagaaaatggaaATCGCTTCTAGCGCAACACACAAGACATTTCACCCCGGAACTGCCGCGATACACATAATTAACCatgtaatgtatatttttttaaatgtcacaacTGTCATGTAATGTCATGAGATCAGTCTTTTATTATGGCTACTGTGAGTTTGCAATAGgttttaattctatttttctCATTGTAACCT
This window harbors:
- the tmprss13a gene encoding transmembrane protease serine 13a isoform X1, producing MADNDTKDPPPPYYSVAMDLAPPLMTYEQVIHDDSCDVTKKTVPYYVEKDPTQVGAIIITQHTVSHASSKKQESCGRSAKCYGGLAGVLLLLVLLGVAIWLGVHFRSKANSVHNESICKGNDCMQGNEQGNEQGNEHGNEHGNEQGNEHGNEHGNEQGNEHGNEHGNESEEENESEEENEEGHRGYMKVPETCSNFSVPCDAIQACQQSDETNCVRFGDGGLLQVKTAQDGRFLPVCYQGSDTSYADQICAQLGFRRSYALSPVENNDSVALTLKPRTDSLIQGLVNVSSTCPNEQAISLQCNDCGKQQTTSRIIGGKASKSGQWPWQVSLHFKGRHVCGGSLISPDFVVSAAHCFQGVMMNNASWGVYVGAISQNELQTAYTVKKIIVNEKFNGSSYDYDISLLKLDKPVDFSDTVQPVCLPGFDQNFSEASDCWTSGFGITEEGGGNISKSLMGVTVNITDTRLCNSSRVYNGAISKNMVCAGDMNGGRDSCKGDSGGPLVCKGGNERWNLVGITSWGRGCGEKNRPGVYSKVTNLLPWIYSKMQQEKP
- the tmprss13a gene encoding transmembrane protease serine 13a isoform X2 gives rise to the protein MADNDTKDPPPPYYSVAMDLAPPLMTYEQVIHDDSCDVTKKTVPYYVEKDPTQVGAIIITQHTVSHASSKKQESCGRSAKCYGGLAGVLLLLVLLGVAIWLGVHFRSKANSVHNESICKGNDCMQGNEQGNEQGNEHGNEHGNEQGNEHGNEHGNESEEENESEEENEEGHRGYMKVPETCSNFSVPCDAIQACQQSDETNCVRFGDGGLLQVKTAQDGRFLPVCYQGSDTSYADQICAQLGFRRSYALSPVENNDSVALTLKPRTDSLIQGLVNVSSTCPNEQAISLQCNDCGKQQTTSRIIGGKASKSGQWPWQVSLHFKGRHVCGGSLISPDFVVSAAHCFQGVMMNNASWGVYVGAISQNELQTAYTVKKIIVNEKFNGSSYDYDISLLKLDKPVDFSDTVQPVCLPGFDQNFSEASDCWTSGFGITEEGGGNISKSLMGVTVNITDTRLCNSSRVYNGAISKNMVCAGDMNGGRDSCKGDSGGPLVCKGGNERWNLVGITSWGRGCGEKNRPGVYSKVTNLLPWIYSKMQQEKP